The following are encoded in a window of Mustela nigripes isolate SB6536 chromosome 3, MUSNIG.SB6536, whole genome shotgun sequence genomic DNA:
- the GEM gene encoding GTP-binding protein GEM: MTLNNVTMRQGTVGMQPQQQRWSIPADGRHLMVQKEPHQYSQRSHHSAAPEDHCRRSWSSDSTDSVISSESGNTYYRVVLIGEQGVGKSTLANIFAGIHDSMDSDCEVLGEDTYERTLIVDGESATIILLDMWENKGENEWLQDHCMQVGDAYLIVYSITDRASFEKASELRIQLRRARQTEDIPIILVGNKSDLVRRREVSVSEGRACAVVFDCKFIETSAAVQHNVKELFEGIVRQVRLRRDSKEKNERRLAYQKRRESIPRKARRFWGKIVAKNNKNMAFKLKSKSCHDLSVL, translated from the exons ATGACTCTGAATAATGTCACCATGCGCCAAGGCACTGTGGGCATGCAGCCGCAGCAGCAACGCTGGAGCATCCCGGCGGACGGCAGGCATCTGATGGTCCAGAAAGAGCCCCACCAGTACAGCCAGCGCAGCCATCACTCTGCTGCCCCCGAGGACCACTGCCGCCGGAGCTGGTCCTCTGACTCCACAGACTCAGTCATCTCCTCGGAATCGGGGAACACCTACTACCGGGTGGTGCTCATaggggagcagggggtgggcaaGTCCACTCTGGCCAACATCTTTGCAGGTATACATGACAGCATGGACAGCGACTGCGAGGTGCTGGGAG aagaTACCTACGAGCGAACACTGATTGTTGATGGGGAAAGCGCGACAATTATACTCCTGGACATGTGGGAAAATAAG gGGGAGAACGAATGGCTCCAGGACCACTGCATGCAAGTCGGGGACGCCTACCTGATCGTCTACTCCATCACAGACCGAGCCAGCTTCGAGAAGGCATCTGAGCTGCGAATCCAGCTCCGCAGGGCCCGGCAGACCGAGGACATTCCTATCATTTTGGTGGGCAACAAAAGTGACCTGGTGCGGCGCCGGGAAGTGTCTGTGTCAG AAGGGAGAGCGTGTGCTGTGGTGTTTGACTGCAAGTTCATCGAGACCTCAGCGGCCGTCCAGCACAATGTGAAGGAGCTGTTTGAGGGGATCGTGCGGCAGGTGCGCCTCCGGCGCGACAGCAAGGAGAAGAACGAGAGGCGGCTGGCTTaccagaaaaggagggagagcaTCCCCAGGAAAGCCCGGCGCTTCTGGGGCAAGATTGTGGCCAAAAACAACAAGAATATGGCTTTCAAGCTCAAGTCCAAATCCTGCCATGACCTCTCTGTGCTCTAG